A genomic stretch from Kribbella amoyensis includes:
- a CDS encoding carbohydrate ABC transporter permease — protein MSARTSVKPTSIAETRGDRIFLLVVKLLLWLALIAVAVPLIYIVANSFSSASAVSGGRVLLWPVEPSLRAYQVAFGDPQIMQGYLNSFIYAAGGTLISVTLTIAIAYPLSRTTFFGRNVIMSFLLFTMLFSGGLIPTYLVVQDLGMLNTRWAMVIPSAIGVWQVIIARTFFRSTIPNELYEAATLDGASDLRFLWSVVLPLSKPVIAVIALMYAIFQWNSYFDALVYLKDPSLYPLQIVLRNVLILNSQTGSSQDLANQLDQQQLANVLKYALIVISTVPVLVIYPFVARHFTKGVMIGAVKG, from the coding sequence ATGAGCGCCCGCACGAGTGTCAAGCCGACGTCGATCGCGGAGACCCGCGGTGACCGGATCTTCCTGCTGGTGGTCAAGCTGCTGCTCTGGCTGGCGCTGATCGCGGTCGCGGTGCCGCTGATCTACATCGTCGCCAACTCGTTCAGCAGCGCGTCCGCGGTGTCCGGCGGCCGGGTGCTGCTCTGGCCGGTCGAGCCGAGCCTGCGCGCGTACCAGGTGGCGTTCGGCGACCCGCAGATCATGCAGGGCTACCTGAACTCCTTCATCTACGCGGCCGGCGGCACCCTGATCAGCGTCACGCTGACCATCGCGATCGCCTATCCGTTGTCCAGGACGACGTTCTTCGGCCGGAACGTGATCATGAGCTTCCTGCTCTTCACGATGCTGTTCTCCGGCGGCCTGATCCCGACCTACCTGGTGGTGCAGGACCTCGGGATGCTGAACACCCGCTGGGCGATGGTGATCCCGAGCGCGATCGGGGTCTGGCAGGTGATCATCGCCCGCACCTTCTTCCGCAGCACCATCCCGAACGAGCTGTACGAGGCGGCGACGCTGGACGGGGCCAGCGACCTGCGCTTCCTCTGGTCGGTGGTGCTGCCGCTGTCGAAGCCGGTGATCGCGGTGATCGCGCTGATGTACGCGATCTTCCAGTGGAACAGCTACTTCGACGCCCTGGTGTACCTCAAGGACCCCAGCCTGTACCCGCTGCAGATCGTGCTGCGGAACGTGCTGATCCTCAACTCGCAGACCGGATCCTCCCAGGACCTGGCCAACCAGCTCGACCAGCAGCAGTTGGCGAACGTCCTCAAGTACGCGCTGATCGTGATCTCGACGGTGCCGGTACTTGTGATCTACCCGTTTGTCGCCCGTCACTTCACCAAAGGCGTGATGATCGGCGCCGTCAAGGGCTGA
- a CDS encoding extracellular solute-binding protein: protein MRSTVSKVAALAAAVTLAVAGCSSDKSDDSAKAEMNGDKVVIDTFAPADPTTNLDTNAVTKVMSDKFKIQFRWQTTTFDGGPAKEKRQIALASGDYPDLFLLIPWVDGFTQAEVLKLGTQGVALPLEQLIKDNAPNIQKALDENKTLKEMSTAPDGHIYALPQWSDCFHCTYPDKLWINTAWLKKLGLQMPKTTEDLRKVLQAFKTQDPNGNGKADEIPMTTDVQDSSLMGYLMNAFAYNPVGANNGVRSLLTLNGDKVVTPVNTPEWKEGLKYINSLYKDGLIDQAAFTQNASALQAQGNNPKAVTLGTVPVLWPGIFVQLDSKDGRDKQYDAVPPLTGPDGKSYTGYNYPSSTGYTFMLTNKASKEAQVAAIKMLDYIYGDEGRKVSLMGPENVGWRAPKAGDIALEGKPGWYRFSGDKAPKNLSWDAMAQYNITLAFRNEQVVPADIYSSDGLERRLFQATKQYEGHEDKALWFPQTSVWPDPALGNEIATLQTNLNNYVNQNQLAFITGSKNLDSDWDAYVKGLDNTGMTRYLQIQQEAYDKYKSGPK from the coding sequence ATGCGCTCGACAGTGAGCAAGGTGGCCGCGCTCGCGGCCGCCGTCACCCTGGCCGTGGCCGGCTGCAGTTCGGACAAGTCCGACGACAGCGCCAAGGCGGAGATGAACGGCGACAAGGTGGTCATCGACACCTTCGCGCCGGCCGACCCGACGACCAACCTGGACACCAACGCGGTGACCAAGGTGATGAGTGACAAGTTCAAGATCCAGTTCCGCTGGCAGACCACCACCTTCGACGGTGGACCGGCCAAGGAGAAGCGGCAGATCGCGCTGGCCAGCGGCGACTACCCGGACCTGTTCCTGCTGATCCCGTGGGTGGACGGCTTCACCCAGGCCGAGGTGCTGAAGCTCGGTACCCAGGGCGTCGCGCTGCCGCTGGAGCAGCTGATCAAGGACAACGCGCCGAACATCCAGAAGGCGCTGGACGAGAACAAGACGCTGAAGGAGATGTCGACCGCACCGGACGGTCACATCTACGCGCTGCCGCAGTGGTCGGACTGCTTCCACTGCACCTACCCGGACAAGCTCTGGATCAACACCGCCTGGCTGAAGAAGCTCGGCCTGCAGATGCCGAAGACGACCGAGGACCTGCGCAAGGTGCTGCAGGCCTTCAAGACCCAGGACCCGAACGGCAACGGCAAGGCCGACGAGATCCCGATGACGACCGACGTCCAGGACAGCAGCCTGATGGGCTACCTGATGAACGCCTTCGCCTACAACCCGGTCGGCGCCAACAACGGCGTCCGCTCGCTGCTCACCCTGAACGGCGACAAGGTGGTCACCCCGGTGAACACGCCGGAGTGGAAGGAGGGCCTGAAGTACATCAACTCCCTCTACAAGGACGGGCTGATCGACCAGGCCGCGTTCACCCAGAACGCCTCCGCGTTGCAGGCCCAGGGCAACAACCCGAAGGCGGTCACGCTCGGCACGGTCCCGGTGCTCTGGCCCGGCATCTTCGTCCAGCTCGACTCGAAGGACGGCCGGGACAAGCAGTACGACGCGGTGCCGCCGCTGACCGGGCCGGACGGGAAGAGCTACACCGGGTACAACTACCCGAGCTCGACCGGGTACACCTTCATGCTGACCAACAAGGCCAGCAAGGAGGCCCAGGTCGCCGCGATCAAGATGCTCGACTACATCTACGGCGACGAGGGCCGCAAGGTCAGCCTGATGGGCCCGGAGAACGTGGGCTGGCGGGCGCCGAAGGCCGGCGACATCGCGCTGGAGGGCAAGCCGGGCTGGTACCGGTTCTCCGGTGACAAGGCGCCGAAGAACCTGTCCTGGGACGCGATGGCGCAGTACAACATCACCCTGGCGTTCCGCAACGAGCAGGTCGTACCGGCCGACATCTACAGCTCGGACGGTCTCGAGCGGCGGCTGTTCCAGGCCACCAAGCAGTACGAGGGGCACGAGGACAAGGCGCTCTGGTTCCCGCAGACCTCGGTCTGGCCGGACCCCGCGCTCGGCAACGAGATCGCCACCCTGCAGACCAACCTGAACAACTACGTGAACCAGAACCAGCTGGCGTTCATCACCGGTTCGAAGAACCTCGACTCCGACTGGGACGCGTACGTGAAGGGCCTGGACAACACCGGCATGACCCGGTACCTCCAGATCCAGCAAGAGGCCTACGACAAGTACAAGTCCGGCCCGAAATAG
- a CDS encoding MerR family transcriptional regulator, whose translation MRSGELAAAAGVNQQTLRYYERRGLLPEPDRSLGGHRTYPPEALERLRLIKAAQRLGFTLAEIAGLLSPHWTRPGLQETAAAKLTEIEARIADLTTVAQTLRQALTAGCQDLTTCAHTPTCPLPLT comes from the coding sequence ATGAGAAGCGGAGAACTGGCCGCCGCGGCCGGGGTCAACCAGCAGACCCTCCGGTACTACGAGCGCCGCGGCCTGCTGCCCGAACCCGATCGCAGCCTCGGCGGCCACCGCACGTACCCACCCGAGGCCCTCGAACGGCTCCGCCTGATCAAAGCGGCCCAGCGCCTCGGCTTCACCCTGGCCGAGATCGCCGGCCTGCTCTCCCCGCACTGGACCAGACCCGGCCTTCAGGAAACCGCGGCCGCCAAACTGACCGAGATCGAAGCCCGCATCGCCGACCTGACCACCGTCGCCCAAACCCTCCGCCAAGCCCTCACCGCCGGCTGCCAGGACCTCACCACCTGCGCCCACACCCCCACCTGCCCCCTCCCCCTCACGTGA
- a CDS encoding ABC transporter substrate-binding protein, with translation MMGSRIRTAVVGAVALGVLLTGCSGGDTKASDNGPGDTDVATGGRLFSTADAETAKLGSDAADGAFPRTVKHALGETKLEKKPERIVVLDSGELDGVLALGLTPVGMATTAGQSGVPSYLAGKAQGIQTVGGISELNLEAIANLKPDLILGSKLRANDLYDKLSAIAPTVMSIRPGFPWKEDFLLVADAVGEEAKATGLLNEYQKRANEVKGKVDGSPTISLVRFRPGEIRLYGNKSFIGVIVKDIGLPRPKVQDVEDLAVEVSQENIGQADGDRIYYSSYGKPETTDESKVVNGNLWKSLPAVKAGHVDRVDDEVWFLGLGPIGAMDVLSDLEKLLAPQS, from the coding sequence ATGATGGGGAGTCGGATCCGGACGGCTGTGGTGGGCGCGGTGGCGCTCGGCGTCCTGCTGACCGGTTGTAGTGGTGGCGACACCAAGGCGTCCGACAACGGACCCGGCGACACGGACGTGGCGACCGGCGGCCGGCTGTTCTCCACCGCCGACGCCGAGACCGCGAAGCTCGGTTCGGACGCTGCGGACGGGGCTTTCCCGCGGACCGTGAAGCACGCGCTCGGCGAGACCAAGCTGGAGAAGAAGCCGGAGCGCATCGTCGTCCTGGACAGCGGTGAGCTCGACGGCGTCCTGGCGCTCGGTCTGACTCCGGTCGGGATGGCGACCACCGCGGGCCAGAGCGGCGTCCCCAGCTACCTGGCCGGCAAGGCGCAGGGGATCCAGACCGTCGGCGGGATCAGCGAGCTGAACCTGGAGGCGATCGCGAACCTCAAGCCGGACCTGATCCTGGGCAGCAAGCTGCGCGCGAACGACCTGTACGACAAACTCAGCGCGATCGCCCCCACGGTGATGAGTATCCGGCCCGGGTTCCCGTGGAAGGAGGACTTCCTGCTGGTCGCGGACGCGGTCGGCGAGGAGGCCAAGGCCACCGGGCTGCTGAACGAGTACCAGAAGCGCGCCAACGAGGTGAAGGGCAAGGTCGACGGCTCGCCGACGATCTCGCTGGTCCGGTTCCGCCCGGGCGAGATCAGGCTGTACGGCAACAAGTCCTTCATCGGCGTGATCGTCAAGGACATCGGGCTGCCGCGGCCGAAGGTGCAGGACGTCGAGGACCTGGCGGTCGAGGTCTCGCAGGAGAACATCGGCCAGGCCGACGGCGACCGGATCTACTACTCCAGCTACGGCAAGCCGGAGACCACCGACGAGTCCAAGGTCGTCAACGGGAACCTGTGGAAGTCACTGCCGGCGGTCAAGGCCGGCCACGTCGACCGGGTCGACGACGAGGTGTGGTTCCTCGGGCTCGGGCCGATCGGCGCGATGGACGTGCTCTCCGACCTGGAGAAGCTGCTCGCTCCCCAGAGCTGA
- a CDS encoding endonuclease/exonuclease/phosphatase family protein, whose protein sequence is MPPSQTTATDRKPKPRAAARQRRRAGRWRRGLIIAVLAVLTALPLLFHRRVPNSFGNMGSLLDTFLPWVGLAIPVLAVAALVRRSATAGVALLVPIAVWSMMFGHLLIPSSNGGAYDLRVLSHNVDAENPDPAATAKELLTADADVMALEEITSADLKVYKAKFAKAYPHVVTRGTVALWSKFPVEESRSVDVGFSWTRALRAEVSTPEGKVAVYVAHLASVRIGASGFTSNQRNDTIKQLGQQIATEKRAGVVLMGDFNGTANDRSLAPITAGLRSAQGAAGHGFGFTWPAKFPMARIDHIMVRGVTPTKAWVMEQTGSDHRPVVAELRI, encoded by the coding sequence ATGCCCCCGAGCCAGACCACCGCGACCGACCGGAAGCCGAAGCCGCGAGCCGCCGCCAGGCAGCGTCGTCGCGCCGGCAGGTGGCGGCGTGGCTTGATCATCGCCGTCCTCGCCGTACTGACGGCGCTCCCGCTGCTGTTCCACCGCCGCGTACCGAACTCGTTCGGCAACATGGGCAGCCTGCTGGACACCTTCCTGCCCTGGGTCGGCCTGGCCATCCCCGTCCTCGCTGTCGCCGCCCTGGTCCGCCGGTCCGCGACCGCCGGGGTCGCACTGCTCGTACCGATCGCGGTCTGGTCGATGATGTTCGGTCACCTGCTGATCCCGAGCAGCAACGGCGGGGCGTACGACCTGCGGGTGCTGTCGCACAACGTCGACGCGGAGAACCCGGACCCGGCCGCCACCGCCAAGGAACTGCTGACCGCGGACGCCGACGTGATGGCGCTGGAGGAGATCACCTCGGCCGATCTGAAGGTCTACAAGGCCAAGTTCGCCAAGGCGTACCCGCACGTGGTGACGCGCGGCACGGTCGCGCTGTGGTCGAAGTTCCCGGTGGAGGAGAGCAGGTCGGTCGACGTCGGGTTCAGCTGGACCCGGGCGCTGCGGGCCGAGGTCAGCACCCCGGAGGGCAAGGTCGCGGTGTACGTCGCGCACCTGGCCTCGGTCCGGATCGGCGCCAGCGGCTTCACCTCGAACCAGCGCAACGACACCATCAAGCAGCTCGGCCAGCAGATCGCGACCGAGAAGCGCGCCGGGGTCGTGCTGATGGGCGACTTCAACGGCACCGCGAACGACCGCAGCCTGGCCCCGATCACGGCCGGCCTGCGCTCGGCCCAGGGCGCGGCCGGGCACGGCTTCGGGTTCACCTGGCCGGCCAAGTTCCCGATGGCCCGGATCGACCACATCATGGTCCGCGGCGTCACCCCGACGAAGGCCTGGGTGATGGAGCAGACCGGATCCGACCACCGCCCGGTCGTGGCCGAGCTGCGGATCTGA
- a CDS encoding response regulator, protein MSDRPIRVVVADDQQVVREGLVALLGLLPDVEVTGDAANGAEAVQLVAEGNVDVVLMDLRMPVLDGIQATARLTAEYPEVPVLVLTTYADDESIAKALRAGARGYLTKDAGRTEIGAALRATAAGQSTFDPEVSHRLVAGLDPAPVPARDGLTARETEVLRLIAQGLSNPEIAALLFIGEATVKTHINNTFAKIGARHRAEAVRYAYRHGLAEA, encoded by the coding sequence ATGAGTGATCGACCGATCCGGGTGGTGGTGGCGGACGATCAGCAGGTGGTCCGTGAAGGGCTGGTCGCGTTGCTCGGCCTGCTGCCCGACGTCGAGGTCACGGGCGACGCCGCGAACGGCGCCGAGGCCGTCCAGCTGGTTGCCGAGGGCAACGTCGATGTGGTGCTGATGGACCTGCGGATGCCGGTCCTGGACGGGATCCAGGCCACCGCTCGGCTGACCGCGGAGTACCCGGAGGTACCGGTCCTGGTGCTGACCACCTACGCCGACGACGAGTCGATCGCCAAGGCCCTGCGCGCCGGCGCCCGCGGGTACCTCACCAAGGACGCCGGCCGGACCGAGATCGGCGCCGCGCTCCGGGCCACCGCGGCCGGTCAGTCCACCTTCGACCCCGAGGTGTCCCACCGCCTGGTCGCCGGGCTCGACCCCGCCCCGGTCCCGGCCCGGGACGGGCTGACCGCACGCGAGACCGAGGTGCTCCGGCTGATCGCGCAGGGGCTGAGCAACCCCGAGATCGCCGCGCTGCTGTTCATCGGCGAGGCGACGGTCAAGACCCACATCAACAACACCTTCGCCAAGATCGGCGCCCGGCATCGCGCCGAGGCCGTCCGCTACGCCTACCGCCACGGCCTCGCCGAAGCCTGA
- a CDS encoding sensor histidine kinase has translation MGLNRMTRHGESGWLGRLLTSGVAVAVLATARPAEPWAWFVLAAGFAAFLIGTFLMTAREWWAFGLLGYAVVSSALIAGMPGSNALVLVLVSITDIAVMPFGRGRRNRPIIVAGVATALAYGGSALLFDRDLTWWLGQLGWAAVLIAFGLNRRQYEIQARQTEQLLAQTRVAQREHARAAALDERARIARELHDVLAHSLGALSVQLELAEALLEDRQDPAAALDRVQRSRKLARQGLTEARNAVAALRSDDVPALPEALATLAEQHRRDHGTTVRVTVDGAPGVLDSAAVVALLGAAREALTNAARHAAGRPVQVHLTGGTGVRLEVRNPIPEQPGDGGEAGFGLTGMRERLALVGGTLTAGPVGTEWVVVAEVTGERTTLVEVPG, from the coding sequence GTGGGCCTGAACCGGATGACGCGGCACGGCGAGAGCGGGTGGCTCGGCCGGCTGCTCACCTCGGGAGTCGCCGTCGCGGTCCTGGCCACCGCCCGCCCGGCCGAGCCGTGGGCCTGGTTCGTCCTCGCCGCCGGTTTCGCCGCGTTCCTGATCGGCACTTTCCTGATGACGGCGCGGGAGTGGTGGGCCTTCGGGCTGCTCGGGTACGCCGTGGTGAGTTCCGCGCTGATCGCGGGGATGCCCGGGTCGAACGCGCTGGTGCTGGTCCTGGTCTCGATCACCGACATCGCCGTGATGCCGTTCGGCCGGGGCCGCCGGAACAGGCCGATCATCGTGGCCGGGGTCGCCACGGCGCTCGCGTACGGCGGGTCGGCGCTGCTGTTCGACCGCGACCTCACCTGGTGGCTCGGCCAGCTGGGGTGGGCCGCGGTGCTGATCGCGTTCGGGCTGAACCGGCGGCAGTACGAGATCCAGGCCCGGCAGACCGAGCAACTGCTCGCCCAGACCCGGGTCGCCCAGCGCGAACACGCCCGCGCGGCCGCCCTGGACGAACGGGCCCGGATCGCCCGTGAACTGCACGACGTCCTGGCCCACTCGCTCGGCGCGCTCAGCGTCCAGCTCGAACTCGCCGAGGCGCTGCTCGAGGACCGGCAGGATCCGGCGGCCGCGCTCGACCGGGTCCAGCGCTCCCGCAAGCTCGCGCGTCAGGGCCTCACCGAGGCACGGAACGCGGTGGCCGCACTCCGGTCCGACGACGTCCCGGCGTTGCCCGAGGCGCTCGCGACCCTGGCCGAGCAGCACCGCCGCGACCACGGGACGACCGTGCGGGTGACCGTGGACGGTGCGCCGGGAGTACTCGACTCGGCCGCGGTGGTCGCCCTGCTCGGCGCGGCCCGCGAAGCCCTGACGAACGCCGCCCGGCACGCCGCCGGCCGGCCGGTCCAGGTCCACCTGACCGGCGGTACCGGCGTACGGCTCGAGGTTCGCAACCCGATCCCCGAGCAGCCCGGGGACGGTGGCGAGGCCGGGTTCGGGCTGACCGGGATGCGGGAGCGGCTGGCGTTGGTCGGCGGGACACTGACGGCCGGGCCGGTCGGGACGGAGTGGGTGGTGGTGGCCGAGGTGACGGGTGAGCGAACGACGCTGGTGGAGGTGCCGGGATGA
- a CDS encoding sodium:solute symporter family protein, producing MLAQDSILRLDAQAIDYIIIALYFAFVLGIGYLAKRAVSNSLDFFLSGRSLPAWVTGLAFISANLGAIEIMGMSANGAEYGMPTFHYFWVGAVPAMLFLGVVMMPFYYGSKVRSVPEFMLRRFGKPAHLVNAISFALAQLLIAGVNLFLLATIVNVLLGWPIWVSTIVAAVIVLSYITLGGLSAAIYNEVLQFFVIVAALLPLTLVGLHKVGGWQGLVDKVTDSKGGAEQLSAWPGEQLSGFTNSFLSVIGIVFGLGFVLSFGYWTTNFVEVQRAMASKNMSAARRTPIIGAFPKMFIPFIVIIPGMIAAVVVPELTQFKESGGGQVDYNDALLLLMRDLLPNGMLGLAITGLLASFMAGMAANLSSFNTVMTYDLIERYGLKGRDDDFYLKTGRWVTVAGTLVAIGTAAIASGYSNLMDYLQQLFSFFNAPLFATFILGMFWKRMTPTAGWIGLVTGTGTAVLVFILSENGVINLPGQGASFVGAGVAFVVDILVSVVVSLVTTPKRDTELIGLVYSLTPKEARTEVAQEGDHGWYRRPTLLAGIALALTVALNIVFG from the coding sequence ATGCTCGCGCAAGACTCGATCCTGCGGCTGGACGCGCAGGCGATCGACTACATCATCATCGCTTTGTACTTCGCCTTCGTGCTCGGCATCGGGTACCTGGCCAAACGCGCGGTCTCGAACAGCCTGGACTTCTTCCTGTCCGGCCGCTCGCTGCCGGCCTGGGTGACCGGGCTGGCCTTCATCTCGGCCAACCTGGGCGCGATCGAGATCATGGGCATGTCCGCGAACGGCGCGGAGTACGGGATGCCCACGTTCCACTACTTCTGGGTCGGCGCGGTCCCGGCGATGCTGTTCCTCGGCGTCGTGATGATGCCCTTCTACTACGGCTCGAAGGTCCGCAGCGTGCCGGAGTTCATGCTCCGCCGGTTCGGCAAACCCGCGCACCTGGTGAACGCGATCAGCTTCGCGCTGGCCCAGTTGCTGATCGCCGGGGTGAACCTGTTCCTGCTCGCCACCATCGTCAACGTGCTGCTCGGCTGGCCGATCTGGGTCTCCACGATCGTCGCCGCGGTCATCGTGCTCAGCTACATCACCCTCGGCGGGCTGTCGGCCGCGATCTACAACGAGGTGCTGCAGTTCTTCGTGATCGTGGCCGCGCTGCTGCCGCTGACCCTGGTCGGGCTGCACAAGGTGGGCGGCTGGCAGGGCCTGGTGGACAAGGTGACCGACTCCAAGGGCGGCGCCGAGCAGCTGAGCGCCTGGCCGGGGGAGCAGCTGAGCGGATTCACCAACAGCTTCCTCTCGGTGATCGGCATCGTGTTCGGTCTCGGCTTCGTGCTGTCCTTCGGCTACTGGACCACGAACTTCGTCGAGGTCCAGCGGGCGATGGCCAGCAAGAACATGTCGGCGGCCCGGCGGACCCCGATCATCGGCGCGTTCCCGAAGATGTTCATCCCGTTCATCGTCATCATCCCCGGCATGATCGCGGCCGTGGTCGTGCCGGAGCTGACCCAGTTCAAGGAGTCCGGCGGCGGCCAGGTCGACTACAACGACGCGTTGCTGCTGCTGATGCGCGACCTGCTGCCGAACGGCATGCTCGGCCTGGCGATCACCGGTCTGCTCGCCTCCTTCATGGCCGGCATGGCGGCGAATCTGAGCTCGTTCAACACCGTGATGACCTACGACCTGATCGAGCGGTACGGGCTCAAGGGCCGCGACGACGACTTCTACCTGAAGACCGGTCGCTGGGTGACCGTGGCCGGCACCCTGGTCGCGATCGGGACCGCGGCGATCGCGTCCGGCTACAGCAACCTGATGGACTACCTGCAGCAGCTGTTCTCGTTCTTCAACGCGCCGCTGTTCGCCACCTTCATCCTCGGCATGTTCTGGAAGCGGATGACCCCGACGGCCGGCTGGATCGGCCTGGTCACCGGGACCGGGACCGCGGTACTGGTCTTCATCCTGTCCGAGAACGGCGTGATCAACCTGCCCGGCCAGGGGGCCAGCTTCGTCGGCGCCGGGGTGGCGTTCGTCGTCGACATCCTGGTCAGCGTCGTGGTCAGCCTGGTCACCACGCCGAAGCGTGACACCGAGCTGATCGGGCTGGTGTACTCGCTGACCCCGAAGGAGGCCCGGACCGAGGTCGCGCAGGAAGGCGACCACGGCTGGTACCGCCGGCCGACGCTGCTGGCCGGGATCGCGCTCGCCCTCACCGTCGCCCTGAACATCGTCTTCGGCTGA
- a CDS encoding phytanoyl-CoA dioxygenase family protein, with protein MTITHRSPDLSALAEQYATDGFVLVKGLLSKEEAAFYRERSHTLLAQLNRHDDPTWKSAMGLSGGATRLQHLHDAQFYDAAFSRLMVDPRFTDVAAAVMGVEGVQLHHTKLFVKPPENGSPFPLHQDHPFFPHQYHRVGAAIFHFDDAPEEKGCVRVIPGSHLQGPREHDPEGSYHLPDVPFESATPQPAEAGDVLFFTYLTVHGSGVNVSEEARTTWLIQYRDPADPPTVKTHDHSLGQGMMLRGTDPTHRSGV; from the coding sequence ATGACGATCACGCACCGCTCGCCGGACCTGTCCGCGCTGGCCGAGCAGTACGCCACGGACGGCTTCGTGCTGGTGAAAGGCCTGCTCAGCAAGGAAGAAGCGGCCTTTTACCGCGAGCGCAGCCACACGCTGCTGGCCCAGCTGAACCGGCACGACGACCCGACCTGGAAGTCGGCGATGGGCCTGTCCGGTGGCGCCACCCGGCTCCAGCACCTGCACGACGCGCAGTTCTACGACGCGGCCTTCTCCCGGCTGATGGTGGACCCGCGGTTCACCGACGTGGCCGCCGCGGTGATGGGAGTGGAGGGCGTCCAGTTGCACCACACCAAGCTGTTCGTGAAGCCGCCGGAGAACGGGTCGCCGTTCCCGCTGCACCAGGACCACCCGTTCTTCCCGCACCAGTACCACCGGGTCGGCGCCGCGATCTTCCACTTCGACGACGCGCCGGAGGAGAAGGGCTGCGTCCGGGTGATTCCGGGCAGCCACCTGCAGGGTCCGCGCGAGCACGACCCGGAAGGCTCGTACCACCTGCCCGACGTCCCGTTCGAGTCCGCGACGCCGCAGCCCGCGGAGGCCGGGGACGTGCTGTTCTTCACGTACCTGACCGTGCACGGCTCCGGCGTGAACGTCAGCGAGGAGGCGCGGACCACCTGGCTGATCCAGTACCGCGACCCGGCGGACCCGCCGACGGTGAAGACGCACGACCACTCGCTCGGGCAGGGCATGATGCTGCGAGGCACCGACCCGACCCACAGGAGTGGCGTTTGA
- a CDS encoding helix-turn-helix domain-containing protein → MTLADVATADRFVDLAGLLESCEADGFRADFLSWGHYRPEYWRNYWHSHSFHEVCLAYTGEGRFNNGAVQYDIAPGSVFLARPGDVHEIESSRSEPLGIAFWGFTFRPVATDNRPAADPGEPGWWSGLVRTGGPVMSDRVGTLPALITALAAEAAAPVAGYSTTLAALGSTLVVETARAFAVDEDLAVEPVRRDRGLLVVEAMQRHLRDNLSRPITVRDVAAAAHLSERHAERLFNQQTGASIMATLRRLRLELAAQLLLDPSVTVTEVARACGYSDVRPFSTAFRRHYGRTPGEHRRTGGTEFL, encoded by the coding sequence TTGACCCTCGCGGACGTCGCGACCGCGGACCGTTTCGTCGACCTCGCCGGACTGCTGGAGTCCTGCGAGGCCGACGGGTTCCGCGCGGACTTCCTCAGCTGGGGGCACTACCGGCCGGAGTACTGGCGGAACTACTGGCACAGCCACTCGTTCCACGAGGTCTGCCTCGCCTACACGGGTGAGGGCCGCTTCAACAACGGTGCGGTGCAGTACGACATCGCGCCCGGGTCGGTGTTCCTCGCGCGACCGGGCGACGTCCACGAGATCGAGTCCAGCCGGTCCGAACCACTGGGGATCGCGTTCTGGGGCTTCACCTTCCGGCCGGTCGCCACGGACAACCGGCCGGCGGCGGACCCTGGTGAGCCGGGGTGGTGGTCCGGCCTCGTCCGTACCGGTGGACCGGTGATGTCGGACCGCGTCGGCACCCTGCCCGCGCTGATCACGGCGCTCGCCGCCGAGGCAGCCGCACCCGTTGCGGGGTACAGCACGACCTTGGCGGCACTCGGCTCCACCCTGGTCGTCGAGACCGCGCGCGCCTTCGCGGTGGACGAGGACCTCGCCGTGGAGCCGGTACGCCGCGACCGCGGGTTGCTGGTGGTCGAGGCGATGCAGCGGCACCTCCGCGACAACCTGTCCCGGCCGATCACCGTGCGGGACGTGGCCGCCGCCGCGCATCTCTCGGAGCGGCACGCCGAGCGTCTCTTCAACCAGCAGACCGGTGCGTCGATCATGGCCACGCTGCGCCGCCTCCGGCTCGAACTGGCCGCACAGCTCCTGCTGGATCCATCGGTCACCGTCACCGAGGTGGCCCGCGCCTGCGGGTACTCCGACGTACGCCCGTTCTCGACCGCGTTCCGCCGCCACTACGGCCGGACGCCGGGGGAGCACCGGCGGACCGGTGGGACGGAGTTCCTCTAG